DNA from Strigops habroptila isolate Jane chromosome 2, bStrHab1.2.pri, whole genome shotgun sequence:
tgtgcctggggctgCAAGACATCAGTCTGAGGCACTGACCTCCATGTTAGAGGATGCTGTTCCGTTATCTGGTTCCCTAGGGGAGCAATGGAGTTCACCAAAGTGGTCAGGTTTATAAAATGGGCCACAGACTGAGGATTGGCTGCCTCTGGCTGCGGCTGGATCTGAATGTCATTTTGGCGGTTGTGCAGCATGGCGGAACCACTGACAGTGTCAAACGTCACGGTGAGAATTGAGTTGTCCAGCTGTAGCTGGCGTTCAGGAGCTGTCAGATGGCCCACAGCCACCGGCTGGAGGTTTGTGAACTGGGTTCCAGCTGCCGTCGTGATGGGGGTAACAGTGATATTTGTCAGCCCGACAGAACTGGAAGGGGCTGTGACATTTGGGTCACCAAGGGTCACCACCAcctgaggaaaaacagaaaggtaACTCAGCCTTGTATCTGGCAGCTGACCACCAAATATCAAGCATCAAGAAAGATCACCTGAGTGCTCATGGGCTCACGTTGCTACTGCCAGCAAGAGAAGTCATACACATAGAAGGGAACATAGAAAGCTTGGAATATAACTTCCATGGAGAAATGAGAAGGTAACAGGAGGGAGGCATATGCAGCATTCAGAACAAGCAGCCAAATTAACTTTCACACTTTCAGTCGCAGCTTCAGCCAGTTAGTGCTCTGGCAAACAAGGAGATGGTAAcaccaaaggaaataaaaacaaacatgagGACCTTACTGGTCCAACtccttgttttttaaaagcccaTGTTCATATTACCACAATTTATCAAATTAGCTCTAGATGTTCCCatcacttttttctgtttgctatcAGGATCAAAAAAGGACTATCCCTCTAAGCAGGGCTGCTACCCATCACCTTGCTACTGGAGCTCACCTGCTGGATGCTCTGGACAGCTGAATTAGTCTCATCGCCAACATTCCCCGTGAATTCACCTTCCTTCTCTGTGTATTCACTGAAGGCAGGGTCCTCAGGCACttgagcttcctcctcctcacctgaCTTTTGTTTTCGTTTCTGGCCACGTTTAGGAGCTTTCATATGCTGTTTCCCTTCTGGTAATTCTCCCTGTTCCAAGGCCAATTCTGGCTGgagaaacacattttaacaGCACCCATGTTAACCAATGAAACAGATAACAGCTTGCATCTGCTTATACATGTTAAGCTGGGGCTGACTCTCTAAAAAAGCACATTCCTTGCCCATCAGCCTGTGCCCAGCTATGTTATGTACCAAAAAAGCAATGTCCCCACCTCACCCTTCAGTAGGCTGGGAACCTAGCTGCCACCAGAATTCTGCAATAAGGAATTTACCTGAACAATCCCGATTGAGGAGGCATCAATGGTAGTCGTCTCTGGCAGCTGCTCTAAATCATCAATCCTCACCGACAGAATCTGTAGGCAAAGAGGTATCTGCTGGTGAACTGCAGCAGTTCAACAATCACAACCACAGTCAAACAATACAGCATTGCCCTAACAAATCCTGTCACAAAGTGAAAATGATGTAATCTAACATTTTACACATATCATTTAATACAAGGGCTTCAACcatggctttaaaaaaagaaccaaaacctTTTGGCAtctaatattttccttcttgctgaAAACCAGCGAAGTTTAAGGACAACAGTAGAAgaatatgtttgttttcatagtCTACACAGAACACAAGTGATAAATTCTACAGAAAACAATGTGtttgaaagaatattattttagcttttctatTTATAAATCTATCAACTGTGTCCTAATCCATTATTTTCAGCTGAATCTATAAATCTCAGCTTATCAAAGAACTGAGACAAATTGCCCTCTGGATTGCAGATATATAGCTGCATTTGAAATCCAAAAATCAataaagaaagctttttgttaACTTCCTCCCCAGTCATCATGATAATAAAATGTTCATGGCAAAGCAATactaatgacaaaaaaaaaagcctcaaaggGAATAGACAGGCCTCAGTCAACCTAAACAAGAAATGCTGAGGAGAAACACAATAGCTATTCAGAAATTTAGAATGCAGAAAAGAACCCCTTTGGGTTAGACAAAACATCCCTCTAATCCAGATTCTCTGCAGTCAGCATTTGTCTTTAATACTAAGAATAATTTTGTATCATCAGCAGATGCTGCCATCATCTCTCTATTCACCACCTCTTTCAGAGCACTTCTGAATACAGAGAacataatggggaaaaaagaatcaattATACTCACTAAtggatgaaaacaaaacaggaaaaaaatatacatttaagctggggcagaaaaagaaaagggatttaAATAATCAGACCAACTTCAATTTTAGGGGCTGACAATTGGTATGTTTACTACTGAAGCATAACATAAAGAAAGGGCTGATTCAGTTAAGTGCATGCTTAACAGACACTTCCTAAAATGCCAAACTAACTCACCTCTGGATGTTTACGCCTCATATGTCGACTCATGGACGCTCTGGTAGAAACCTTTGTCCCACACAGCTGGCAGCTCTGGGCTTCCACCTTATCATGAGTAAGCTGGATGTGCTTCTGCAGCATGTAGTCAGTGACATACTTCTTATCACAGACTGAACATGTCCACTGTTTTCCTACTGGTGGCAGATGGAAGGTAACGCTGTTAGCAAGAGCCCCCAAAGATGAGGACTGTATTGTCAGCATCGCAACAAGAGGAACAATTTTATGTTGGTAACATGCTGTGTAACACTAGTTCCAAGACTGGCAAGTCTAAAGCAAGCCTAGGAACAAAATTAAGATACTGTCTTTGGATACTGTTTTGAAGAGGATTTACCTGTATGAATCAACTTATGAGTCTCCATTGTATTTCTTTCACTAAACGTCTTGCCACAAAGCTCACACATGAAATCTTTGATTCCTGCATGAAGAGCACATTTAGCATCAGAGTGAAAACAGTTTAAGGTATCTGGGACAATTCCAAGTGCCATGCCACCATATCTGGCAGAAAATGAATCCAAAGGAAACTGATGTGGGAGgtaaaatcttgttttcattttcaggaaaTGAGAACCTGAAGACTAACTTAAAACGAACCAAACACTCTAGACCTATCCTAGACCAAAACAACCTCtcttacaaaagcaaaacaaacccaactaTGCATTTTAATTGCATATCAGGTGGTCTTGGCTGACAGAAGGTGAAAATCTcacttttcaaaaagcagaCTATGCGTATTTTTTATTGGTCTTCCTCTTATTCCCAGACCATTCTAGATTAAGAGTTCTCTCAGGAGGGATTTAACTGATTCAGTGCAACTTCTGTACATGTTTAGAGACCTCACCTGTGTGTCTTTTGTAATGCTTCAGCATGTTGACTTTCTGTGCAAATTTTCGGTGACATTCCTTGCATTCATATTCTTTAATCCCTTTGTGAAGTTTCATGTGGTGACGAAGTGCATGTTTTGTCTTCATTCCTGTGAGACAAAGGGTACAGTGTGACAATTAGTCCATTGCTCCCACCTTAAAAGAGAACTCAGGATGAACATGTTGTTAACCAAGAGCTCTAAGATTATATTTGCTGTGTGTCCAcaattgcatatttttaattatttaggTAGCAGTGTatgttatcattattattttaattccaggaaaaaagctCTGGAAAACATCTGAGTAACCACTGAGGAAGAAGCAAAATAGCAGGGACAAGCAAAGACAAGACATCATTAGAGATGTCAGACTTACTGCCTGCCACTAAAATACCAGTTCAGATTTGTTCAAGTTATAAACTTGAACAATTCAGAAAGTCAAAGCAACTTTGACTCTTTAAGGCTCTTACAGAGAGAAATTATCTAGAAAACAACGTAGAATGGAAAAACTAACTTGTATTCACTTTTGTGCTGCAAATGTATTGGGACTCAGTTAGGCAAGCGCTCCCTCCATCTGACAGAAGCAAATTTTATCAAAATCAGTTTTGGCTTGCAGGCCATGAAACTAAATTGTATAGAATTAGGAATAGTTTATGCAACCATACGGCTGTTGATTTAATACAGTTTCTACCTCTCAAATCTGCAGGATTTAGAGCACTCCAAGGACCTTCCCAATATTCTAAGAAAGGAAGTTCGATTCTGAAGTTTAATTCAGATGATCATCTGCTATTCAGTATCACAATTAATGGAAAATGAGGCATTAGACATACCTTTCCCACATTCTGCACACAAGTATTCTCGGATATTATCATGGACTCGCATATGTTCTTTTAACATGTCTTTTCTAGCAAATGATTTGCCACATTGCTCACAAGCATGACTTTTTacaccttaaaaataaatttgaaagacaacataaacaaaaaaagatgttaatgaaaaatgtgCATCTCCTAAAATCTGACTCATCTGGTGAATTAGAGGGCAACAGTCCACCTGTGTTGTCAACCACATCTTTCATGCATACTGTAGCTCAAACTAAATTAAAAGActttggagagagagagaaaagctgccTTTTCGTGTGAaatcttaaaacaaacaaacaaaaagataaagCCTGAGGTAGGAACATACTGAATAGCATGAAATAATAATGAGCTGTTAAAAATGATTTTGCAATAGCAGTTTTCAGCCTGTGTAATGGTGAGAAGGTAGCATGGATACGAGTTTGGGAAGAACAGAATTCAGAATTAGGATTTGTACCAGGTGAATCCTGCATCATATTAATGAGGAACCTGGATTGTGTGCCTAGACCAAATCTCTTCATTAATACTacctgctttagaaaaaaacacaaatataaCATTTATCTTATTGTAACTTACAGTAAAAACACATAACTTGCTTCCTCCTGAAAAACATAAGGCAGGCACTGGCAACAGAAAGTTCTTTTTAATATtgataataataaagaaacatAACATCTTTACCTGTATGTATAAGCTTATGTCTTTCCAGATTTCCTATACTATTAAAGATCCTTCCACAGATTTCACATGGATGGATGTATCTGAAACCAGAGACCAGAAACCATGATTCTTTTCTTGAGACAGAGGTGGTTTTCAGGCATTTCTGTTAGTAACtgtatttcatttggaaatatttattaattactACAAAAGTTCCCTGAAACATAAATGCATTCTTTAAAATGAGCCTTAGGAAACCCATAAGTTCACTGCAAGCTTGGAGCAGTCAGGCAGTGCTAAATCTTCAAATCATACTTTTTAGAAAGTATTCACCAAAATCATAGATTTACACTTTATGAAGCCCAAACTGGAAGACTGTCAACTAATCATCAGTGTGAAGTGAATCATTAGTGatgtatatttaaaacttttaataGACATTTTAACACCCATTATACAGTTTCAGATATTTTAGTACAGCCCAATTCTCTACAAGCATCAGGTGGCAGAGCTACTGTAACTTCAGAAAGATAGCTCCTCTTATCAGTCCAACACATCATCTTACTTCTGCACATTAGGATCAGGCAGGTTTTCCCGATGAATGACCATGTGTGCATGGTAAGTTGCCTTCAAGGCAAAACGTCGGTTGCAAATGCTACAGCCATAGCCTTTCTCCTTGTGAACGTCCATGATGTGCTTCAGGTACTCCTTCCCTCTGCCAAAAGTCAACTGCAGAATGAACCAATAGtgaatgaaaggggaaaaatgtctTTGGGAACACAACAATCTAGCAACACATTACGAGATCTAGAGTCAGAGCTAGCAGACAAATATCCTGTGTATCACTAGATGAAAAATCTGTGAAAGCTGGATTTAGGCTTGAACCCCTTTGGCCATTACAAGCACATTGCTACAGGACATTAGTTAACTCATTTGGAAAACTAGTTTGAGATGGTATTTCTGCTTCTTATGCTGCACAAGTAGAGGACCTCCAATTACTTGTGCACTAAGGAACAGCCTGAGAGAAAGCCATGTCTAACCTCCACAAGCTGTTAAAGCAAGGATGccacagatggaaaaaatgtcttttaggCTCTAGCGGCATGGTAAACTCTACTCTGCATAGTAAGCTTTGGCATTAGCTCCAGAAGAGTTGGTATTTCTAGGCACTGCAGGCAGTGATTGTAGCTCAGCTCCTGGAAGAGCTACAACTACAACAGACAGGTGCTCCACTACTCGGCTCTCTGGGCTAAGTAACCCTGCATGCGCATATGTGCTCCAACGTATCACGAGAAAGGGCCATAATGACATGATCTTTTGCTCTGATTTCAGAACTAGCCAGGGTATTTCtgacagcactgcacagcttgATGAGAGTGTATTCTgggatgagaaaaaaaataaagacagagaTTCTGAAAGAGCTCAGAAGAGATATTTCACTAAGACTCAGTCGTATGTTGCTCTCCCTTAGGGATGCATGAACAGGTGTTTTCAGCCAAAAAGAGACTCCCCGTCTCATCACAGCTAACATTCATTTTCCACAGCTGTTGGCTTACACAACTGTTTACTTCACAAACACCTGCAAAAGTGCTAAAAGACCCAGTTCCAAAAAGAGCTTTGTAATCTGAATGGCACAATTGCCCTCATTTGGAAGCATACAATTTTATATAGTTTAAGGACCCATTAAGTGTCAGGCATTAAAATCACCACATTGAAAGGAAGCACGTAATTAACTGCTGTGATACCCATCTTCTTATGCTCACTGACATAAGCTTAAAATCAGTTTGCACTTAAAACCAGTTCACagatagaaacagaaaactcaAGCATTATTATCttcatgtctttaaaatgaagataagCTGAACACTTTCACGACATTAAGTGTAGACTGTGAAATAAGCTCTAATTTCCAAGGGCCAACTCAGTGGTTTAACTACTAAAATTCCCCTTTCCCTATGTCAGTTTGGCTAGTTGTGCTGTTCTCAGTGGTTGCTACTGCATTCTCCACACCCCAGCACAGTGTGCTTGCCCAGTAAGGGCACAGATGTTCCCGCAGTACTTCTAATGCCATCCTGTTAGTAATAAGAGTAAGCCATGAATAAGTAATCACACTTAACATAAGCAGCAGTCTTAATCCTCCAAATTAGATATCCACTAACTTGGATATCTGATCTCATCAAAGTTAATAAATTTGTGGACTGTATAATTCAGAAATGCTGTAATGATTTTAATTTGCACATAACTGAAAGGTAGTGTAAGATCTGAatgttcctttctttctccagttttGCTCACTTGCTTTCTTCCACACAGATAAACACATGTAtgtgcatttctctttttaagagTTTAGCATTCACCTTACAGACCACCACCTCAAGTCTTATGCAATAGCATCAACTTCATAGATTAGAGGTAAGAAGCACTGCAGAAGAGAGCAGACCTGTGGACTGGCCTTCGCTTTGTGAACCcttaatgttatttaaaattccAAATGATTTATGGACATGTCTACTCCCTCCCCCCATCCAAAACCAAGTTaatttgaaagtatttaaagCTACCTGGCACCTTTTGCAGCTATACTTGTGAGGCTCAGAATCTGCACTTTCATCAGAGTTGTCATCATTTTCCTCTGATGAGATTCCAATTTTACCAATGAACTCTTCTCTCTGGTGATCATCCATTAGTGCTATGTCCTGTGTAGGGTGGGAAAGAATATTATGTTTTAATGGATTAAACTTCTATTTCAAAAGGTAATGCCTGGTAAGTTTTGCTGCCATGCAGCACTAGCAATTGCTGTAAcattatttacttaaaatatcCTCCTGATTCACTCAATTCAAGTAAACAAAGTTTCTCTGTCCATGACTAAATAAGGAGTTTATCCAAATTAgtaatactctttttttttgtgtataatctgagcattggaacaggttaTCCGGaaaggttgtggagtctcctttCCCTTGGAGATATTCGAGATccatctggacacaatcctgagtaacgtgctctaggtgaccctgcttgagcagggaggttggactggatgacctgcggtggtcccttccagcctcaaccattccgtgattctgtgaACTTTAACGTAAGCAGAGACTGAACGGGTGCAGTATTACATccctaaaaatatctttatgaGCACCACCGAGTGATACAATTCCCTTTCAATTAAATTCCTTACAATTCAGTGCTAACCTAGGGACATCAAAATAATCTAGGTCTGATTAAGCACTATTAATAAGGGTATTTTTATGATTTGGAATATTTTGGTAAAACCAGGTAAGAAACTTGGTAAGTAGGCAGTTATGCTATCATATACAAGAGAATCGCAATCACTGGCATGGAAAGGGCAGGATCAGTTAGTTCTCTTGGatagtttgttttttcctcacaaagaCAGGGCATGACAGTAACCCCTCAGCTCAACCAAACTACAACTGGAACATCTGTCTGCAGCCTTACTGTTAAGTTATTCTCCCCACTTTAAAATAAGCAACTTAAAATATGATAGTCCACATACTCTGTAGCAATCCAGATGTAACAAAACAGCCATGGGTAAATCAGAGCACAACTCATGTGAGGCTGCTGTAGAAACATCACTGCACAGGGTAGGTAATCACTGTTATGTTGCAAGTATGAACACGTGGCCATAACAGTCTCAATATATTTATTGAAATGTCTATGTGTCTGTTAAATAACATCTCTTTTGAATAAATTAACACAATACCTTAAAATGGACATGAATATGATCTCTCAACACATCCACCCTGAAAAATTTACGTCCACAGATTTCACAAGTGTATTTCTTGTCTCCATGTGTTAACAGGTGTTTGTTCATATTGCTTCTACATGAAAATACCtaaagagaaggaggaaggaaagggagttGTATCATGTCCAGCAGGGCTGGAGTTCTTTGCAAGTTATGCAATGGATAGCACAGAACACATTTACTGTCCTGTTTCACTCGTTCTGGCCAGAAACATGTAAGAGCTCCTGTTATCCAGCCAGCAGGCTACCTCAGAAACTGCTAGCACAGCAAAATACAGGTTTACAGTTCCAAGGAACTGGCTGAAATTGGCCATTCATCAGAGGCAGACTTCCAAAAAAGCTGCACCAGAATTACATAGGGTAGATTTAGAAGTATTTAGACAGTGTCTTTTGAATCACTGATGTTCCACCTATCTGTAAAAAAGACACATCCACAGAATCTACCTTCATTGATATGTAACATATCCAAAGCATCAAAATGAAAGGTCTGCACACCAGCTTGAGTTGCTTGAGTACATCTTGC
Protein-coding regions in this window:
- the PRDM15 gene encoding PR domain zinc finger protein 15 isoform X4, translating into MTMIFTSPPPRTSHQELSCECDMCLVVMESDKEGNKTSSKPSSAVFPHKKTKKSSIPAADPAVNTPEGSGDAEAESSQWTCKVCSSAFQEPHLLTEHLLSHLEQAKGAPQTSQNEAVAEKAAEASPVDQPVTCDTASASTDSRRKARRGRKPKTAKAETPLVAEEKDSAVERVADVVTEVPPEEVALPSAAEERIMELVLGKMPSTTNSISSVTNRFAHHQNTMSLKRSLILSSRHGIRRKLIKQLGEHKRVYQCSICSKIFQNSSNLSRHIRSHGDKLFKCEECAKLFSRKESLKQHVSYKHSRNEVDSEYRYKCTTCEKAFRIESALEFHNCRTDDKTFQCEMCFRFFSTNSNLSKHKKKHGDKKFACEICNKMFYRKDVMLDHQRRHLEGVRRVKREDFEHNTENMVRYKKEPSGCPVCGKVFSCRSNMNKHLLTHGDKKYTCEICGRKFFRVDVLRDHIHVHFKDIALMDDHQREEFIGKIGISSEENDDNSDESADSEPHKYSCKRCQLTFGRGKEYLKHIMDVHKEKGYGCSICNRRFALKATYHAHMVIHRENLPDPNVQKYIHPCEICGRIFNSIGNLERHKLIHTGVKSHACEQCGKSFARKDMLKEHMRVHDNIREYLCAECGKGMKTKHALRHHMKLHKGIKEYECKECHRKFAQKVNMLKHYKRHTGIKDFMCELCGKTFSERNTMETHKLIHTVGKQWTCSVCDKKYVTDYMLQKHIQLTHDKVEAQSCQLCGTKVSTRASMSRHMRRKHPEILSVRIDDLEQLPETTTIDASSIGIVQPELALEQGELPEGKQHMKAPKRGQKRKQKSGEEEEAQVPEDPAFSEYTEKEGEFTGNVGDETNSAVQSIQQVVVTLGDPNVTAPSSSVGLTNITVTPITTAAGTQFTNLQPVAVGHLTAPERQLQLDNSILTVTFDTVSGSAMLHNRQNDIQIQPQPEAANPQSVAHFINLTTLVNSIAPLGNQITEQHPLTWRSVPQTDVLQPQAQPTQQQSGQQQVQTEQQQQMYSY